Proteins from one Bacteroides zhangwenhongii genomic window:
- a CDS encoding translocation/assembly module TamB domain-containing protein, translated as MSAFVADELSEVLNTKVVIGRINMGLLNRIIIDDVLLDDQSGQEMLKVTRLSAKFDIVPFFKGKISISSVQLFGFNINLRKETPDTPPNFKFVLDAFASKDTVKKESSLDLRINSILIRRGRMSYHVLSEEETPGKFNAKHIQLQNIIANISLKALSKDSVNLGIKRLSLDEKMSGFSLKKMSLKLVANNKQTSIDNFAIELPETSLKMDTIHLVYDSLQAFEHFAEKVHFSFRTLPSQITLKDISPFVPVLSHFKEPITLDMEVKGTVDQLNCSHLEIVSEEQQFRLRGDVSLQDLSHPQDAYVYGTLSELSANTRGVGFLVRNLNPDYNGVPPVLERLGNISFRGEISGYFTDLVTYGQLRTSLGDVKTDLKLSADKGKGLFAYSGAVKTTDFKLGELLANEQLGEITFNLDVHGRHITNQRPTVELKGLIASIDYSRYRYENITLDGEYKRGGFNGKVALDDPNGSVYLNGDVNVTSKVPTFNFLAVVHKVRPHDLNLTTKYADAEFSLKLRANFTGGSIEEMIGEINVDSLEFTASDKEYFMKNMNIRATKKNDENQLKLTSEFLTADVEGKFQYHTLPASILNIMRKYIPSLILPPKKEIETHNNFQFDIHIYNTDILSTIFDIPLTIYTHSTLKGYFNDPLHRLHVEGYFPRLQYKNNFIESGMVLCENPADHIRALVRLTNLKKKGAVNLSLDAQAKDDNVSTTLNWGNNAAVTYSGQLAAVAKFLRTEGEKPLLKATVDVKPTDIILNDTLWKIHPSQVVVDSGKVDVNNFNFSHQDRYVRINGRLSDDPEDSVKIDLKDINMGYVFDIASISDDVNFEGDATGTAYACGVLKKPVMNTRLFIKNFSLNQGRLGDLDIYGEWDNENRGIRLDAFIQDIAPAPSHVTGIIYPLKPESGLDLNIEANELNLKFLEHYMRSIANDIKGRGTGKVHFYGKFKGLNLDGAVMTDASMNFDILNTHFAIKDTIHLAPGGLTFNNMHISDMEGHTGKLNGYLHYKHFKNLNYRFEIQADNMLVMNTKESADMPFYGTVYGTGNVMLSGNAAQGLEVNAAMTTNRNTTFTYINGSVASATSNQFIKFVDKTPRRTIQDSVQIISYYDQLQQKRQAETEEQKTDIRLNILVDATPDATMRIIMDPVAGDYITGKGTGNIRTEFYNKGDVRMFGNYRINQGVYKFSLQEVIRKDFVIKDGSTITFNGAPLDANMDIQASYTVNSASLNDLIPDASTIIQQPNVRVNCIMNLSGMLVRPTIKLGIELPNERDEVQTLVRNYISTEEQMNMQILYLLGIGKFYTEDARNNNQNSNVMSSVLSSTLSGQLNNALSQVFETNNWNIGTNLSTGDKGWTDMEVEGILSGQLLNNRLLINGNFGYRDNPMANTNFVGDFEAEWLINRSGDIRLKAYNETNDRYYTKTNLTTQGVGIMYKKDFNKWSDLFFWNKWKIRNKRKREKAERTEQQPVDSTHIDGTAKSAVERQRLQP; from the coding sequence ATGAGTGCGTTTGTCGCCGACGAACTTTCCGAAGTGTTGAATACAAAAGTGGTAATCGGCAGAATCAATATGGGATTATTGAACCGTATTATCATTGATGATGTATTGCTTGATGACCAAAGTGGACAGGAAATGTTGAAAGTCACCCGTTTGTCTGCCAAGTTCGATATCGTGCCTTTTTTTAAGGGAAAGATTTCTATCAGCAGTGTGCAGCTTTTCGGTTTCAATATTAATCTTCGCAAGGAAACACCGGATACTCCTCCTAACTTTAAATTTGTTCTGGATGCTTTTGCTTCCAAAGACACTGTAAAGAAAGAGAGTTCGCTTGATTTGCGTATCAATTCAATATTGATTCGTCGTGGAAGAATGTCCTATCATGTACTTTCGGAAGAAGAGACTCCGGGAAAATTTAATGCCAAGCATATCCAACTTCAGAATATTATAGCCAATATATCTTTGAAGGCATTGAGCAAAGATTCGGTCAATCTGGGAATCAAGCGATTGAGCCTTGATGAGAAGATGTCCGGATTTTCTTTGAAGAAAATGAGCTTGAAGCTGGTAGCCAACAATAAACAGACAAGCATTGATAATTTTGCTATTGAATTGCCCGAGACTTCTTTAAAAATGGATACTATCCACTTGGTGTATGACAGTTTGCAAGCTTTCGAGCATTTTGCGGAGAAAGTGCATTTCTCTTTCCGTACGTTACCGTCGCAGATTACATTGAAGGACATCTCTCCTTTTGTGCCGGTTCTTTCCCATTTCAAGGAACCGATAACGTTGGACATGGAAGTAAAAGGAACTGTAGACCAGTTGAACTGTTCGCATTTGGAGATTGTGTCGGAGGAACAGCAATTCCGTCTTAGAGGGGATGTCTCGTTGCAGGATTTATCACATCCGCAGGATGCGTATGTGTATGGTACTCTTTCCGAACTTTCGGCCAATACCCGCGGGGTAGGCTTTTTAGTACGTAACTTGAATCCGGATTATAATGGAGTTCCTCCCGTTCTCGAACGTTTGGGGAATATTAGTTTTCGCGGAGAAATTTCCGGATATTTCACAGACTTGGTAACGTACGGTCAGTTGCGTACAAGTCTGGGAGATGTGAAAACTGACTTAAAGTTAAGTGCGGATAAGGGCAAAGGGTTGTTCGCTTACTCCGGTGCGGTGAAAACAACGGACTTCAAGCTGGGGGAACTATTGGCTAATGAACAGTTGGGAGAAATAACTTTCAATCTGGATGTGCATGGACGGCATATCACAAATCAGCGCCCAACTGTAGAACTGAAAGGGCTGATTGCTTCAATAGATTATAGTAGATACAGGTATGAAAATATCACGCTGGACGGAGAATATAAACGGGGTGGATTTAACGGTAAGGTAGCATTGGACGATCCGAATGGTTCCGTCTATCTGAACGGGGATGTCAATGTCACTTCCAAAGTTCCTACCTTCAACTTTCTGGCGGTAGTACACAAGGTGCGTCCGCATGATCTTAATCTTACTACTAAATATGCGGATGCGGAGTTTTCTTTGAAATTAAGGGCCAACTTCACAGGTGGTTCCATAGAAGAGATGATTGGAGAAATCAATGTCGATAGTTTGGAATTTACGGCTTCGGATAAAGAGTATTTCATGAAGAACATGAATATTCGGGCTACAAAGAAAAATGACGAAAACCAATTGAAGCTGACTTCTGAGTTTCTGACGGCCGATGTAGAAGGGAAATTTCAATACCATACCTTGCCCGCCAGTATTCTTAATATTATGCGGAAATATATTCCGTCTCTGATATTGCCGCCTAAAAAAGAAATTGAAACGCATAATAATTTTCAGTTTGATATACATATCTATAATACGGATATTCTATCTACCATCTTTGATATTCCATTGACCATATATACCCATTCTACTTTGAAAGGATATTTCAACGATCCTTTGCATCGTCTGCATGTAGAGGGGTATTTTCCCCGTTTGCAATATAAGAATAACTTTATAGAATCGGGTATGGTTCTTTGTGAGAATCCAGCGGATCATATTCGTGCGTTAGTTCGTTTGACCAATCTGAAAAAGAAAGGAGCGGTTAATCTTTCTTTGGATGCGCAAGCCAAAGATGATAATGTCAGTACAACCTTGAATTGGGGTAATAATGCGGCTGTAACGTATAGCGGACAGTTGGCGGCTGTAGCTAAGTTTCTCCGTACGGAAGGAGAAAAACCGCTCTTAAAGGCAACGGTAGATGTGAAGCCTACTGATATTATATTGAATGACACGCTTTGGAAAATACATCCTTCGCAAGTGGTAGTGGATTCGGGAAAGGTGGATGTGAACAATTTCAATTTCAGCCATCAAGACCGTTATGTACGTATCAACGGACGTCTGTCCGACGATCCGGAAGACTCGGTCAAGATTGACTTGAAGGATATCAATATGGGATATGTGTTTGATATTGCCAGTATATCGGATGATGTAAATTTTGAGGGAGATGCTACGGGAACGGCATACGCGTGCGGTGTGTTGAAGAAACCTGTCATGAATACTCGTTTGTTTATAAAGAATTTCTCGCTCAATCAGGGACGATTGGGAGATTTGGATATATATGGTGAATGGGACAATGAGAATAGAGGAATCCGGTTGGATGCGTTTATCCAGGATATTGCTCCTGCTCCTTCGCACGTCACGGGTATTATTTATCCGTTGAAACCGGAGAGCGGACTTGATTTGAATATTGAAGCGAATGAATTGAATTTGAAGTTCCTCGAACACTATATGAGAAGCATCGCTAATGATATAAAAGGACGCGGAACAGGTAAGGTGCATTTTTATGGCAAGTTCAAGGGATTGAATCTGGATGGTGCAGTAATGACAGATGCATCTATGAACTTTGATATCCTGAATACTCACTTTGCCATCAAAGATACCATTCATCTGGCTCCTGGCGGATTGACATTCAATAATATGCATATTTCCGATATGGAGGGACATACGGGAAAATTAAACGGATATCTGCATTATAAACATTTCAAGAATCTGAATTATCGTTTCGAGATACAGGCTGATAATATGCTTGTGATGAATACGAAAGAATCGGCGGATATGCCTTTCTATGGAACTGTATATGGAACCGGAAATGTAATGTTGTCCGGTAATGCCGCACAAGGACTGGAAGTGAATGCCGCCATGACAACGAATAGGAATACGACTTTTACTTATATTAATGGTAGTGTAGCGTCGGCCACGAGCAATCAGTTTATTAAATTCGTTGACAAAACGCCGCGTCGGACCATCCAGGACTCTGTTCAGATTATCTCTTATTATGACCAGCTACAACAGAAACGTCAAGCGGAAACAGAAGAGCAAAAAACGGATATCCGATTGAATATTCTAGTGGATGCAACTCCCGACGCTACTATGCGGATTATTATGGACCCGGTTGCCGGAGATTATATCACAGGAAAAGGGACGGGAAATATCCGGACGGAATTTTATAATAAAGGAGATGTCAGGATGTTCGGTAATTACCGGATTAATCAAGGAGTGTATAAATTCAGTTTGCAAGAAGTGATTCGCAAGGACTTTGTGATTAAGGATGGAAGTACAATTACTTTTAATGGTGCGCCTTTGGATGCGAATATGGATATACAGGCTTCTTATACTGTGAACTCTGCTTCGCTGAATGATTTGATACCGGATGCTTCGACCATTATACAGCAACCCAATGTGCGGGTTAATTGTATAATGAATTTGAGTGGTATGCTGGTGCGTCCTACTATCAAATTGGGTATCGAACTTCCGAATGAAAGAGATGAGGTACAGACATTGGTACGCAATTATATCAGCACCGAAGAGCAAATGAATATGCAGATTCTTTATTTGTTGGGAATTGGTAAGTTCTATACGGAAGACGCTCGTAATAATAATCAGAACTCGAATGTCATGTCATCGGTGCTCTCCTCCACTCTGTCCGGTCAGTTGAACAATGCGCTGTCGCAGGTTTTTGAGACGAATAACTGGAATATCGGAACGAATCTGAGTACAGGAGACAAAGGTTGGACGGATATGGAAGTGGAAGGCATTCTTTCTGGACAGTTGCTGAATAACCGGTTACTGATCAATGGAAATTTCGGTTATCGGGATAACCCGATGGCGAATACGAATTTTGTCGGTGACTTTGAAGCGGAATGGCTGATTAATCGTTCGGGGGATATTCGTCTGAAGGCATATAATGAAACGAACGACCGTTATTATACAAAAACAAATCTGACCACGCAAGGGGTGGGTATTATGTATAAGAAGGATTTTAATAAGTGGAGCGATCTGTTTTTCTGGAATAAATGGAAAATACGTAATAAGCGTAAACGGGAAAAGGCGGAAAGGACTGAACAGCAACCGGTAGATAGTACCCATATCGATGGGACTGCTAAATCGGCAGTGGAAAGACAACGCCTCCAGCCATAA
- the tsaD gene encoding tRNA (adenosine(37)-N6)-threonylcarbamoyltransferase complex transferase subunit TsaD, whose translation MSAIILGIESSCDDTSAAVIKDGYLLSNVVASQAVHEAYGGVVPELASRAHQQNIVPVVHEALKRAGVTKEELSAVAFTRGPGLMGSLLVGVSFAKGFARSLGIPMIDVNHLTGHVLAHFIKAEGEENKQPQFPFLCLLVSGGNSQIILVKAYNDMEILGQTIDDAAGEAIDKCSKVMGLGYPGGPIIDKLARQGNPKAYTFSKPHIPGLDYSFSGLKTSFLYSLRDWMKEDPDFIEHHKVDLAASLEATVVDILMDKLRKAAKEYKIKEVAVAGGVSANNGLRNAFREHAEKYGWNIFIPKFSYTTDNAAMIAITGYFKYLDKDFCSIELPAYSRVTL comes from the coding sequence ATGAGTGCAATAATATTAGGAATTGAGTCCTCCTGTGATGACACGTCGGCAGCCGTTATCAAGGATGGTTATCTGCTGTCAAATGTGGTAGCAAGTCAAGCCGTACACGAAGCATACGGTGGAGTAGTACCCGAATTGGCTTCACGGGCACACCAGCAAAATATCGTACCGGTAGTACACGAAGCGTTGAAACGTGCCGGAGTCACTAAGGAAGAGTTGAGTGCAGTAGCTTTTACACGTGGTCCCGGATTAATGGGGTCCTTGCTTGTCGGAGTCTCTTTCGCTAAAGGATTCGCTCGTTCTCTCGGAATTCCTATGATTGATGTTAATCATCTGACAGGTCATGTTTTAGCTCATTTTATTAAAGCTGAAGGAGAAGAAAATAAACAGCCGCAATTTCCATTTCTTTGCCTCTTAGTGTCCGGAGGAAATTCGCAGATCATATTGGTAAAAGCCTATAATGACATGGAGATTCTCGGCCAGACAATTGACGATGCCGCAGGTGAAGCAATCGATAAATGTTCAAAAGTTATGGGATTAGGATATCCGGGCGGCCCCATTATCGACAAGCTGGCACGCCAGGGAAATCCGAAAGCATATACATTCAGCAAACCTCATATTCCGGGATTGGATTATAGTTTCAGTGGACTGAAAACTTCATTTTTATATTCATTGCGTGACTGGATGAAGGAAGATCCTGATTTTATCGAACATCATAAAGTGGATCTGGCAGCTTCATTGGAAGCAACGGTAGTAGATATCCTTATGGACAAATTGCGAAAAGCTGCGAAAGAGTATAAGATAAAAGAGGTGGCCGTAGCGGGAGGAGTTTCCGCAAATAACGGATTGCGTAATGCTTTCCGGGAACATGCGGAAAAGTATGGCTGGAATATCTTTATACCTAAATTCAGCTATACCACTGACAACGCGGCTATGATTGCCATTACTGGATATTTCAAATATCTGGATAAAGATTTCTGCTCTATTGAGCTTCCGGCTTATTCTCGTGTCACCCTATAA
- a CDS encoding competence/damage-inducible protein A: MFAELITIGDELLIGQVVDTNSAWMGRELNNIGIEVLRIVSVRDREEEILEAIDNAMKRANIVLVTGGLGPTKDDITKQTLCKYFNTELIFSEEVFENVKRVLAGKIPMNKLNKGQAMVPKNCTVINNPVGSASVSWFERDGKVLVSMPGVPQEMTAVMTESVLPKLHERFQTDVIMHQTFLVQHYPESVLAEKLEAWEVALPDCIKLAYLPKLGIIRLRLTGRGHDRKEVETLLNREKAKLETILGEDIFSEEDTPLEVIIGELLKKRKLTVSTAESCTGGSIAERLTSIAGSSEYFKGSIVAYSNEVKKDLLHVSSETLEKYGAVSEETVIEMVKGAMKALKTDCAVATSGIAGPGGGTPEKPVGTVWIAAGYKNEIRTYKQETNRGRAMNIERAGNNALLMLRDLLK; the protein is encoded by the coding sequence ATGTTTGCCGAGCTTATAACCATTGGTGATGAACTGCTGATAGGGCAGGTAGTCGATACAAATTCCGCCTGGATGGGACGGGAGTTAAATAATATAGGAATTGAAGTCCTTCGCATCGTATCGGTTCGCGATAGGGAAGAAGAGATCCTGGAAGCGATTGATAATGCGATGAAAAGGGCAAATATTGTTTTAGTGACCGGAGGACTGGGCCCTACTAAAGATGATATTACCAAACAAACACTTTGTAAGTACTTCAATACTGAACTGATATTCAGCGAAGAAGTCTTCGAAAACGTGAAACGGGTATTGGCCGGTAAAATACCAATGAATAAACTGAATAAAGGTCAGGCAATGGTTCCGAAGAACTGCACGGTAATCAACAACCCGGTAGGAAGTGCTTCTGTGAGCTGGTTCGAGAGAGACGGCAAAGTACTTGTATCTATGCCGGGAGTACCACAGGAAATGACTGCCGTAATGACTGAAAGCGTATTACCCAAACTACATGAGAGGTTTCAAACAGATGTCATTATGCATCAGACTTTCTTAGTACAACACTACCCCGAATCCGTGTTGGCGGAGAAATTAGAAGCTTGGGAGGTCGCCTTACCGGATTGCATCAAACTGGCATATCTGCCCAAACTGGGAATTATCCGTCTGAGATTGACCGGACGCGGACATGACAGGAAAGAAGTGGAAACTCTTCTGAACCGTGAGAAAGCAAAATTGGAAACAATATTGGGCGAAGACATTTTCAGCGAAGAAGACACCCCGTTGGAAGTCATCATCGGGGAGTTACTGAAAAAGAGGAAATTAACCGTATCCACCGCAGAAAGTTGCACAGGTGGAAGCATTGCGGAGCGACTGACATCTATCGCCGGAAGTTCGGAATATTTTAAAGGTAGCATAGTGGCTTATTCCAATGAAGTGAAGAAGGACCTTTTGCACGTGTCTTCCGAGACATTGGAAAAGTATGGAGCCGTTAGTGAAGAAACGGTGATTGAAATGGTAAAAGGTGCGATGAAAGCATTGAAAACTGACTGCGCTGTCGCCACATCGGGAATAGCCGGACCGGGAGGAGGCACTCCGGAGAAACCTGTGGGGACTGTATGGATAGCTGCTGGTTATAAAAACGAAATTCGGACATACAAGCAGGAAACAAATCGCGGAAGAGCCATGAATATTGAAAGAGCCGGTAATAATGCGTTGCTAATGCTCCGAGATTTACTCAAATAA
- the rpmB gene encoding 50S ribosomal protein L28, whose translation MSKICQITGKKAMIGNNVSHSKRRTKRTFDLNLFNKKFYYVEQDCWISLSICANGLRIINKKGLDAALTEAVAKGYCDWKSIKVIG comes from the coding sequence ATGTCGAAGATTTGTCAAATTACCGGAAAGAAAGCCATGATTGGCAACAATGTTTCACACTCAAAGAGAAGAACTAAAAGAACCTTTGATTTGAACTTGTTTAACAAAAAGTTCTACTATGTAGAACAAGATTGTTGGATCAGCCTTAGCATTTGCGCTAACGGACTGCGTATTATCAACAAAAAAGGACTGGACGCTGCGCTGACTGAAGCTGTGGCTAAAGGTTATTGTGATTGGAAAAGCATTAAAGTAATCGGCTAA
- the rpmG gene encoding 50S ribosomal protein L33, whose protein sequence is MAKKAKGNRVQVILECTEHKDSGMPGTSRYITTKNRKNTTERLELKKYNPILKRVTVHKEIK, encoded by the coding sequence ATGGCAAAGAAAGCAAAAGGTAACAGAGTACAGGTGATTCTGGAATGTACAGAACACAAAGACAGTGGAATGCCGGGAACATCTCGTTATATCACAACTAAGAACAGAAAGAATACTACAGAAAGACTTGAGTTGAAGAAATACAACCCGATTCTGAAAAGAGTAACAGTACACAAAGAAATTAAATAA
- a CDS encoding DUF4295 domain-containing protein: protein MAKKTVASLHDGSKEGRAYTKVIKMVKSPKTGAYVFDEQMVPNEKVQDFFKK, encoded by the coding sequence ATGGCAAAGAAAACAGTAGCAAGTTTGCACGATGGTTCTAAAGAAGGTCGTGCTTATACCAAGGTTATCAAAATGGTAAAATCTCCGAAAACCGGAGCATACGTTTTTGATGAACAAATGGTTCCGAACGAAAAAGTACAAGACTTTTTCAAAAAATAA
- the ftsY gene encoding signal recognition particle-docking protein FtsY gives MGFFSFFSKEKKETLDKGLSKTKESVFSKIARAVAGKSKVDDEVLDNLEEVLITSDVGVETTLNIIKRIEKRAAEDKYVNTQELNHILRDEIAALLTENNSGDVADFDVAIDKKPYVIMVVGVNGVGKTTTIGKLAYQFKKAGKSVYLGAADTFRAAAVEQLMIWGERVGVPVIKQKMGADPASVAYDTLSSAVANNADIVIIDTAGRLHNKVGLMNELTKIKNVMRKVVPDAPNEVLLVLDGSTGQNAFEQAKQFTLATEVTAMAITKLDGTAKGGVVIGISDQFKIPVKYIGLGEGIEDLQVFRKNEFVDSLFGENA, from the coding sequence ATGGGATTTTTTAGTTTTTTTTCCAAGGAAAAGAAGGAAACTTTAGATAAAGGATTATCTAAAACCAAAGAGAGTGTCTTTAGTAAGATAGCTCGTGCCGTAGCCGGTAAGTCAAAAGTGGATGACGAAGTGTTGGATAATCTGGAAGAAGTGCTGATCACATCTGACGTAGGTGTGGAAACCACTTTAAATATCATTAAGCGCATAGAAAAACGTGCAGCGGAAGATAAATATGTGAATACTCAGGAGTTGAATCATATATTGCGCGATGAAATAGCCGCTTTATTGACTGAAAATAATTCTGGAGATGTAGCCGATTTTGATGTAGCTATTGACAAGAAACCATACGTAATTATGGTTGTGGGAGTTAATGGAGTAGGCAAGACCACAACAATCGGTAAACTGGCTTATCAATTCAAAAAAGCAGGTAAGTCCGTTTACTTGGGAGCTGCCGACACATTCCGTGCTGCCGCAGTAGAACAGCTTATGATATGGGGAGAACGAGTAGGTGTGCCTGTCATTAAGCAAAAAATGGGTGCCGACCCTGCATCGGTGGCGTACGATACCCTTAGTTCTGCGGTTGCCAACAATGCGGATATTGTAATTATTGATACTGCCGGACGTCTTCACAACAAAGTCGGTTTGATGAACGAGCTGACAAAGATAAAGAATGTGATGCGGAAAGTAGTGCCCGATGCTCCTAATGAGGTTCTATTGGTATTGGACGGTTCTACAGGTCAGAATGCTTTTGAACAGGCAAAACAGTTCACTCTGGCAACGGAAGTGACAGCGATGGCCATTACAAAACTGGATGGTACAGCGAAGGGAGGAGTTGTAATCGGCATATCAGATCAATTCAAGATTCCCGTTAAATATATCGGATTAGGTGAAGGCATAGAAGACTTACAAGTATTCCGTAAGAATGAGTTTGTAGATTCTTTGTTTGGAGAGAATGCATGA
- the rimO gene encoding 30S ribosomal protein S12 methylthiotransferase RimO, which translates to MKKRRIDIITLGCSKNLVDSEQLIRQLEEVGYSVTHDTENPQGEIAVINTCGFIGDAKEESINMILEFAERKEEGDLKKLFVMGCLSERYLKELAIEIPQVDKFYGKFNWKELLQDLGQTYHDELYIERTLTTPRHYAYLKISEGCDRKCSYCAIPIITGRHISRPIDEILDEVRYLVSQGVKEFQVIAQELTYYGVDLYKKQMLPKLIERISDIPGVEWIRLHYAYPAHFPTDLFRVMRERDNVCKYMDIALQHISDKMLRLMRRQVTKEDTYKLIEQFRKEVPGIHLRTTLMVGHPGETEEDFEELKEFVRKVRFDRMGAFAYSEEEGTYAAEAYEDSIPQEVKQARLDELMDIQQGISAELSAAKIGKQMKIIIDRLEGDYYIGRTEFDSPEVDPEVLINSSEKELEIGQFYQVEVIDADDFDLYAKVINV; encoded by the coding sequence ATGAAAAAAAGAAGAATTGATATAATCACTCTGGGATGTTCTAAAAATCTGGTAGACTCGGAACAATTGATACGTCAATTGGAAGAAGTCGGATACAGTGTGACTCATGATACGGAAAATCCGCAAGGTGAAATAGCTGTTATTAATACATGCGGTTTTATCGGTGACGCAAAAGAGGAATCTATCAATATGATTCTGGAATTTGCCGAAAGGAAAGAAGAAGGTGATTTGAAAAAGCTTTTCGTAATGGGTTGCCTTTCCGAACGTTACCTTAAAGAATTGGCAATCGAGATACCGCAGGTAGATAAGTTCTATGGCAAGTTCAATTGGAAGGAACTGTTGCAGGATTTAGGACAGACGTATCATGATGAATTATATATCGAACGGACATTAACGACTCCCCGACATTATGCTTATCTGAAGATATCAGAAGGGTGTGACCGGAAATGTTCCTATTGCGCTATTCCTATCATCACAGGGCGTCACATATCCAGACCGATTGATGAAATTCTTGATGAAGTCCGGTATCTGGTATCTCAAGGTGTAAAAGAGTTTCAAGTGATTGCACAGGAACTGACTTATTATGGGGTCGATCTATATAAGAAACAAATGCTTCCGAAACTAATTGAACGTATCTCCGACATTCCGGGTGTAGAGTGGATCCGCCTTCATTACGCCTATCCTGCGCATTTTCCAACTGATTTGTTCCGGGTTATGCGTGAACGCGACAATGTATGCAAATATATGGACATTGCCCTCCAGCACATCAGTGACAAGATGTTGAGATTAATGCGACGTCAAGTCACTAAGGAGGATACTTATAAATTGATTGAGCAATTCCGTAAAGAAGTGCCGGGCATTCATCTACGGACAACTTTAATGGTGGGACATCCGGGAGAGACAGAAGAGGACTTTGAAGAACTGAAAGAGTTTGTACGCAAAGTGCGTTTTGACCGAATGGGAGCTTTTGCCTATTCCGAAGAGGAGGGAACTTATGCTGCGGAAGCGTACGAAGACTCTATCCCGCAAGAAGTTAAACAAGCCAGACTTGATGAGCTGATGGATATCCAGCAAGGAATCTCAGCTGAATTGAGCGCCGCTAAAATCGGAAAACAAATGAAAATTATCATTGACCGGTTGGAGGGGGATTATTATATCGGACGAACAGAATTCGACTCACCGGAGGTGGATCCGGAGGTTCTGATTAATAGTTCTGAAAAAGAGCTTGAGATTGGGCAGTTCTATCAGGTGGAAGTGATAGATGCGGATGATTTTGATTTATATGCAAAGGTTATAAATGTATGA
- a CDS encoding HU family DNA-binding protein, with amino-acid sequence MNNKEFTSELAERLGYTIKDTSELINSLLASMTQELEEGNMIAVQGFGSFEVKKKAERISINPASKQRMLVPPKLVLSYRPSNTLKDKFK; translated from the coding sequence ATGAATAATAAGGAATTTACATCCGAGCTAGCGGAAAGACTAGGATATACCATCAAAGATACTTCTGAATTAATCAATTCTTTGTTGGCTAGCATGACGCAAGAGTTGGAAGAAGGCAACATGATTGCGGTACAAGGGTTCGGTTCTTTTGAAGTAAAGAAAAAGGCGGAACGCATTTCCATAAATCCGGCAAGCAAACAGCGTATGTTGGTGCCTCCAAAACTGGTATTATCTTATAGACCTAGTAATACATTGAAAGATAAGTTTAAATAA